The Niallia sp. Man26 genomic sequence TGGCATATGGAGCTAGAGGAAGAGGAGGACAAGCTCTTGCACATTATGAAGCTCTTTCGAGAGTTATTAATATGACGAAAAACAAAGGATCACTAGGTGTTCTGGCTCATGAATGGTGGCATGCTCTTGATCATTATATCTATTGTTTAAGCCATGCAGATACCTCTAGAAGGGGATATGCTTCCAATGTAGATACTTTAGGTTCCCACATAGATAAAACGGTTATTAATGCTTATGAGGACCTGATAAAGACTATTAGGAGCGGAAATAGTATTTCTCACTTCGAAAATACCAATAAATCAGGCGTTTCGTATAGGGGCTTAGAGTTTAGAAAGATATATAGAAATTATAATGGAGACCTTTTAGCTTGCATGGAAGAATATACTGAAATGCAAAGAATTGATTTGGAGGATTCTCTTGAGATGGAAAAGTATTATGGGTCAGGTGATTTAACTGATATGGAAAAGAAAATACTAACCAAACAGCAAAGAGATCTAAAAAAGTTTGCTTTATCCTTAGCATGGTTTCATGAAAAAGAAACAGGAGAAAGAGTTGAAAAAATTCCTTATCCATCACATCTCTCTAATTATGTTTCAGCTTCAATGAAGCTAGATAAAGGTAATAAGCTATATTGGGCAGATATTATTGAGCTTACTGCGAGGGCTTTTGAAAGCTTTATCCAGGATAAACTCCTTGCTAATAACCGTGTTAGTGACTACCTTGTAACAGGCACAAAAGACCCTATAGCGTTTCCAGTAGGGGAAGAAAGGACTACAATTAACAAGCAATTTGATTTACTGCTAACGATACTAAAAAAATATGAAATTATCTAATTTCATGTCGAGACGAAGGATGAGCCAAGAGCTAGTCCTTTTTTTTTTAGATACTATGATGAAAAAGGATCATTGATATCGTTCCAAAAATAGAGTTTAGTGTATATAAAAGGTTAAATATGGTAAAATAGTATCGAAACTTTTGAACTATATTCTATTAAAATATCAAACTTTATAGTATAGAAACTGCTAGTGGTATAGGCACCGTTTCTGCATCGATACACAATATTAGATATCAGTAAAAGAGATTGTATTAGAAGATGATTCTGATGAGATTAGAGTTAAGTTTTAAGTTG encodes the following:
- a CDS encoding LPD1 domain-containing protein, producing the protein MAYGARGRGGQALAHYEALSRVINMTKNKGSLGVLAHEWWHALDHYIYCLSHADTSRRGYASNVDTLGSHIDKTVINAYEDLIKTIRSGNSISHFENTNKSGVSYRGLEFRKIYRNYNGDLLACMEEYTEMQRIDLEDSLEMEKYYGSGDLTDMEKKILTKQQRDLKKFALSLAWFHEKETGERVEKIPYPSHLSNYVSASMKLDKGNKLYWADIIELTARAFESFIQDKLLANNRVSDYLVTGTKDPIAFPVGEERTTINKQFDLLLTILKKYEII